The Pseudomonas sp. HOU2 DNA window ATTGAACAGTCTGCGTGAGCTGATGGAAGTGCAGCTCGGCACGCTGGCCTGGAATCAGCTGCAAGGCAGCCGTCCGGCCCAAGCCAATCTGTATCGCCGTCTGCAACGCATCGGTCTGTCCGGGCCGTTGTCGCGCGATCTGCTGGCGATGATCACTGACATCGAAGAACCACGTCAGGCCTGGCGCATGCTGCTCGCGCATCTGGCGCGAATGATTGCCGTACCGGAAGTCGAGCCGCTGGAAGAGGGCGGGGTGATTGCCATGGTCGGTCCGGCCGGCATGGGCAAGACCACCACCCTGGCCAAACTCGCTGCGCGCTACGTGCTCAAGTATGGCGCGCAGAACGTGGCGCTGGTCAGCATGGACAGTTTCCGTATCGGTGCCCAGGAACAGCTGAAGACCCTGGGGCGGATTCTCAATGTGCCGGTGACCCACGTCGATCCGGGCCAGTCGCTGGTGCAGGCGCTCGATCCGCTGCTGCGCAAACGCGTGGTGCTGATCGATACCGCCGGCCTGCAGGCCAGTGATCCGGCCCTGCGCATGCAACTGGAAAGTCTGGCCGGGCGTGGCATCCGTTCAAAAAATTATCTGGTGCTGGCAACCACCAGCCAGAAACAGGTTCTAACCGCCGCTTATCACAGTTACAAGCGTTGCGGGCTTGCCGGCTGCATCCTGACTAAACTGGATGAGACGGCCAGCCTTGGCGAAGTGTTGAGCCTGGCGATCAGTCATGAACTGCCGGTCGCGTACCTGACCGATGGCCCACGGATTCCGGATGATCTGCATCTGCCGCGCCGTCATCAACTGGTCAGCCGCGCCGTCAGCGTGCAAATGCAGGAAGAACCCAGCGAAGAAGCCATGGCTGACATGTTCGCTGATATCTACCACAGCCCGACCAAGCAGGTTGGCTGAGGTAATGAACAGTTTTTGTACCTACATCGATGGTCTGCCATGCATTGTTCCGGTTGTGAACGCGCAGCCAGTAATGTGGCCTCCGTCTATGCAAGACAAGGTAAAGAAATAACATGGGCAGCATGCATCCCGTACAGGTGATCGCGGTGACCGGCGGCAAAGGTGGCGTCGGCAAGACTAACGTGTCAGTGAACTTGTCTCTGGCGCTGGCAGAGCTTGGCCGTCGGGTCATGCTGCTGGACGCCGATCTGGGGCTGGCGAACGTCGACGTTCTGCTGGGGCTGACCCCCAAACGTACTCTGGCCGATGTGATCGAAGGCCGCTGCGAGCTGCGCGACGTGCTGTTGCAGGGGCCCGGCGGGATCCGCATCGTGCCGGCCGCCTCCGGCACCCAAAGCATGGTGCACCTGAGCCCGGCGCAACATGCCGGTCTGATTCAGGCCTTCAGCGACATCGGCGACAACCTCGATGTGCTGGTGATCGACACCGCTGCGGGTATTGGTGACTCGGTAGTCAGTTTTGTCCGCGCCGCCCAGGAAGTGTTGCTGGTGGTCTGCGACGAGCCGACCTCGATCACCGACGCCTACGCGCTGATCAAACTGCTCAACCGTGACTACGGCATGAACCGCTTCCGCGTCCTCGCCAACATGGCGCAGAGCCCGCAGGAAGGGCGCAATCTGTTCGCCAAGTTGACCAAGGTCACGGATCGCTTCCTCGACGTCGCCTTACAATACGTCGGCGCCGTGCCGTACGACGAAAGCGTGCGCAAGGCCGTGCAGAAGCAGCGAGCGGTCTATGAAGCCTTTCCGCGTTCCAAGTGCGCGCTGGCATTCAAGGCGATCGCGCAGAAGGTCGATACCTGGCCGCTGCCTGCCAACCCGCGCGGTCACCTGGAGTTTTTCGTCGAGCGCCTCGTGCAGCAAACGGCAGGGCCTGTGTTATGACCGCGAGCGGTATGAACTACTACAAGAAGTCGGCACGTGACGCGCAATACGAGTTGATCGAGCGTTACGCGCCACTGGTCAAGCGCATTGCCTATCACCTGCTGGCGCGCTTGCCGGCGAGTGTGCAGGTTGAAGACCTGATTCAGGCCGGGATGATCGGCCTGCTCGAAGTCTCGACCAAATACGACGCCAGCAAAGGCGCCAGTTTCGAAACGTACGCGGGCATCCGGATCCGCGGCGCGATGCTCGACGAAGTACGCAAAGGGGACTGGGCTCCGCGCTCGGTTCACCGCAACACCCGTATGGTCAGCGACGCAATTCGCGCAATTGAAGCTAAAACCGGCCGTGACGCTAAAGATCACGAGGTTGCGGCCGAACTCCAATTGAGTCTCGACGATTACTACGGGATTTTGAATGACACCCTGGGCAGCCGGCTGTTCAGTTTCGACGACCTGTTGCAGGACGGCGAACACGAAGGGCTGCACGAGGATGGCGCCAGTGCTCATCTTGAGCCGTCACGCGATCTGGAAGATGAACGCTTCCAGGCGGCGCTGGCGGACGCGATTGCCAATTTGCCGGAGCGTGAGCGACTGGTGTTGGCGCTGTACTACGACGAAGAACTGAACCTCAAGGAAATCGGTGAAGTCCTTGGCGTCAGTGAATCGCGGGTCAGCCAGTTACACAGCCAGTGCGCGGCCCGTTTGCGGGGGCGTTTGGGGGAGTGGCGAGCGCGCTGAAGGCAGTGTGGGGACACTGCGAACGAGGCTGGTGCGGTGATGAACGGCACCGGTCTTGCTCTGTTGTGCTCCAGACAGTCTTCGAGTGCTGCGCCGATTGATTGAAGTGGCGCGTCCAGGTGCTGGGCGCGTTTAAGACTGCTTGGAGGTCGAATTGAACAAAGACATGAAAATCCTCATCGTTGATGACTTCTCAACGATGCGGCGGATCATCAAGAACCTGCTGCGCGATCTCGGGTTCACCAACACCGTCGAGGCCGACGATGGCACGACCGCCATTCCGGTGCTCAACAGCGGCAGCATCGACTTTCTGGTAACGGACTGGAACATGCCGGGCATGACCGGTATCGACTTGCTGCGCCACGTGCGTGCCGATGAAAAACTCAAGCATCTGCCGGTGCTGATGGTGACCGCTGAAGCCAAGCGCGAGCAAATCATCGAGGCCGCTCAGGCCGGTGTGAACGGCTACGTGGTCAAACCTTTCACGGCTCAGGCGTTGAAAGACAAAATCGAGAAGATTTTCGAACGCATCGGCTGATGACGCGCGGGGGAGCTATGGAGCATAACGAATCTTCACAGGGCGATTTCGAGTCGACCCTGAAAAAACACGCGGTCGAACTGGTCGAGAGCCTTGAAAAAGGCAGGTTCGGCGACGCTGTGCAACTGATCCATGAGCTCAATCAGACCCGTGACCGCGGCCTGTATCAGGAAGTGGGCAAGCTCACACGCGAACTGCACAGTGCGATCGTCAATTTCCAGATCGATCCGCACATGCCGCAGGCCGAGGAAGTGTCGCAAATCACCGACGCCACCGAACGCCTGGGCTATGTGGTCAAGCTGACCGAAGCCGCGGCCAACCGCACCATGGATCTGGTGGAAAGCGCCACGCCGGTGGTCAATGGCCTGGCTGAAGAAGCCCAGGCGCTGAGCACCGATTGGGGCCGCTTCATGCGTCGCGAGGTCGGGGCTGAAGAGTTCCGCGAGCTGGCGCGCCGGGTCGACGGTTTTCTGTCACGCAGCAGCACGGACAACCGTGCGGTGTCGAGCAATCTGAACGACATCCTGCTGGCTCAGGATTATCAGGACCTCACCGGTCAAGTGATCAAGCGTGTGACCCAGCTGGTCACCGAAGTCGAAAGCAATTTGCTCAAACTCGTCCTCATGGCCAGTCAGGTGGACCGCTTTGCGGGCATCGAACACGACCGCGCCGCGATGCTTGCAGAAAAAGATCCACAAAAACATCTCTCGCAGGGTGAAGGTCCGCAGATTCATGCCGATAAACGAGAAGACGTTGTGTCCGGTCAGGACGATGTGGACGATTTGTTATCCAGCCTTGGATTTTGAGTTTTAGGTTTTTAGACCTGTAGGAGCACCCCATTAATGAGCTTCGGCGCCGATGAAGAGATCCTTCAGGATTTCCTGGTTGAGGCCGGCGAGATTCTTGAGCAACTGTCCGAACAACTGGTCGAGCTGGAAAGCCGCCCGGATGACGCAGATCTGCTCAACGCAATTTTTCGCGGTTTCCACACTGTAAAAGGGGGCGCCGGCTTCCTTCAGCTCAATGAGCTGGTGGAGTGCTGTCACATCGCCGAAAACGTGTTCGACATCCTGCGCAAGGGTGAGCGTCGCGTTGATGCAGAACTGATGGACGTGGTGCTTGAAGCACTGGACGCGGTGAACAGCATGTTCAGCGAAGTCCGTGAACGTGCACCGATCACTGCCGCTACCCCGGAACTGCTGGCCGCGCTGGCGCGTCTGGCCGAACCGCAATCGGCTGACGAAGCCCCGGCTTCGCCGGTGGCCGAGATGATCGAAGAGCTGGTCGTCGAAGGCGATTCGAGCGATTCGGGCGACATCACCGATAACGAATTCGAACAGCTGCTCGATTCGCTGAACGCCGTCAAGGCCGAAGCCGAAGCGCCGATTGCTGTGGCATCTGCGCCGGTTGCCGATGCGGCCGCCAGCGATGAAATCACCGACGCTGAATTCGAGTCCTTGCTCGATCAGTTGCACGGCAAAGGCCAGTTCGCGCCGGACGCCGTGGCACCGACGGCAGCCGCTGCGGCGGCACCGGCGGCGGGCGACAGCTCGGACATCACCGACGACGAATTCGAAGCACTGCTCGATCAGTTGCATGGCAAGGGCAACTTTGCCGTGGAAGCGCTGGAGTCGGCGATCGCCTCGGCACCGGTTGCGCCTGCCGCACCGGCGGCCGCCGCTGCCGGCAGCGATCTGATCAGCGATCACGAATTCGAATCGCTGCTCGACGAATTGCACGGCAAAGGCAAGTTCACCGACGTTGGCGCCGCTGCTGCGGGCACCGCATCGACCGTGGCTGCATCTGCCGCCAAGGCTGCTGCCGCTCCAGCCGCTGCGCCGAAGGCTGCACCCAAGCCTGAGCCGAAGGCCGAAGCGCCAAAACCGGCCGCCGCTGCTGCACCGGCCCCTGCCCGCGCTGCCGCGGCGCCGCCACCGGAAAAACCGGCGAGCGAAGCCGAGACCACCGTGCGGGTCGATACCGCGCGTCTCGACGAAATCATGAACATGGTCGGCGAACTGGTACTGGTGCGTAACCGCCTGGTGCGCCTGGGTCTCAACAGCGGCGACGAAGCCATGTCCAAGGCCGTGTCGAACCTCGACGTGGTCACGGCTGACTTGCAGACCGCAGTGATGAAGACCCGGATGCAGCCGATCAAGAAGGTCTTCGGGCGCTTCCCGCGTCTGGTTCGCGACCTCGCGCGTCAGCTCAAGAAAGAGATCAACCTGGAACTGGTGGGTGAAGAAACCGACCTCGACAAAAACCTTGTCGAGGCCCTGGCCGACCCGCTGGTCCACTTGGTGCGCAACGCGGTTGACCACGGTATCGAGTCGCCGGAAGAACGCGAAGCTTCAGGCAAGGCCCGTGGCGGTCGCGTGGTACTGGCCGCCGAGCAGGAAGGCGACCACATCCTGTTGTCGATCTCCGACGACGGCAAGGGCATGGACCCGAACGTGCTGCGTTCGATCGCGGTAAAACGCGGTGTGATGGACAAGGACGCGGCCGATCGCCTGAGCGATACCGAGTGCTACAACCTGATTTTCGCCCCGGGTTTCTCGACCAAGACCGAGATCTCCGACGTGTCCGGCCGCGGTGTCGGCATGGACGTGGTGAAGACCAAGATTTCCCAGCTCAACGGTTCGATCAACATCTACTCGACCAAGGGCCAGGGCTCGAAGATCGTCATCAAGGTGCCGCTGACGCTGGCGATCATGCCGACCCTGATGGTGATGCTCGGCAATCAGGCGTTTGCGTTCCCATTGGTCAACGTCAACGAAATCTTCCACCTCGACCTGTCGACCACCAACGTGGTGGATGGCCAGGAAGTGGTGATCGTGCGGGACAAGGCGCTGCCATTGTTCTACCTCAAGCGCTGGCTGGTCAGCTCCGCCGCTCACGAAGAGCAGCGCGAAGGCCATGTGGTGATCCTTTCGGTGGGCACCCAGCGGATCGGCTTCGTCGTCGATCAACTGGTCGGCCAGGAAGAAGTGGTCATCAAGCCATTGGGCAAAATGCTGCAGGGCACTCCGGGCATGTCCGGCGCCACCATCACCGGTGACGGCCGCATCGCGCTGATTCTCGATGTTCCAAGCATGCTCAAGCGTTACGCGACGAAGCGTATTTGAATCCGGGGCAGCGGGGCGACGACGTCCCGCTGCACCTAATGGAGTGTTTATGGCAGTCAAAGTCCTGGTGGTGGACGATTCGGGTTTTTTCCGCCGCCGCGTCTCGGAAATTCTTTCAGCGGATCCGAGCATCCAGGTGGTCGGTACGGCCACCAACGGTAAAGAGGCGATCGATCAGGCCCTGGCCCTCAAGCCGGACGTGATCACCATGGACTACGAGATGCCGATGATGGATGGCATCACGGCGGTGCGGCACATCATGCAGCGCTGCCCGACCCCGGTGTTGATGTTCTCCTCGCTGACGCACGAAGGCGCCCGGGTCACCCTGGATGCGCTGGACGCCGGCGCGGTGGATTTCCTGCCGAAGAATTTCGAAGACATCTCGCGCAACCCCGAGAAGGTCAAGCAACTGCTGTGCGAGAAGGTCCACAGCATATCGCGCAGCAATCGTCGCTTCAGTGCCTACAGTGCGCCGGCTCCGGCCGCGGCACCGACGCCTGCGCCAGCCCCGGCGGCTTCGAGTTTCAGCAGCCACAGCGCTGCTGCACCGACGCGTCCATCGCCGGCTCCAGCACCTGCGCGTGCGCCAGCCGCCAGCGCGTCGTCGCCGGCACCGAAACGCAAAGCCTACAAACTGGTTGCCATCGGTACTTCGACCGGCGGCCCGGTTGCCCTGCAACGGGTGCTGACCCAATTGCCGGCGAACTTCCCGGCGCCGATCGTGCTGATCCAGCACATGCCGGCGGCGTTCACCAAGGCGTTTGCCGAGCGCCTGGACAAGCTGTGCCGCATCAGCGTCAAGGAAGCCGAGGATGGCGACATCCTGCGTCCGGGCCTGGCGCTGCTGGCCCCGGGTGGCAAGCAGATGATGATCGACGGCCGTGGCGCGGTGAAAATCCTCCCGGGCGACGAGCGTCTGAATTACAAACCGTGCGTGGACATCACCTTCGGTTCTGCAGCCAAGTCTTACGGTGACAAAGTTCTGGCGGTGGTGCTCACCGGCATGGGCGCCGACGGCCGTGAAGGCGCACGTCTGCTCAAGCAGGGCGGCAGCTCGGTGTGGGCGCAGGATGAGGCAAGCTGCGTGATCTACGGCATGCCGATGGCCATCGTCAAAGCCGATCTGGCTGACGCGGTCTACGGCCTGGACGACATCGGCAAGCACATCGTCGAGGCGTGTATCTGATGGATGTTCTAAGCCTTATCGGGATTATCCTGGCGTTCGTCGCCATCATCGGCGGCAACTTCCTTGAAGGCGGTCACCTCGGCGCGCTGGCCAACGGCCCGGCCGCGCTGATCGTGCTCGGTGGCACCATCGGTGCAGCGCTGCTGCAATCGCCGATGAGCGCCTTCAAGCGCGCCATGCAGATTCTCGCCTGGATCCTGTTTCCACCGCGCGTGGACCTGGCCGGCGGCATCGACCGCGTGGTCAACTGGAGTCTCACCGCACGCAAGGAAGGCTTGCTCGGCCTGGAAGGCGTCGCCGATGCCGAACCGGACAACTACTCGCGCAAGGGCCTGCAATTGCTGGTCGACGGTGCTGAGCCGGAAGCGATCCGCAGCATCCTCGAAGTGGATTTCTACACCCAGGAAGCGCGCGACATCGAGGCTGCCAAAGTCTTCGAAAGCATGGGCGGCTACGCGCCGACCATCGGCATCATCGGTGCGGTGATGGGCCTGATTCATGTGATGGGCAACCTCGCTGATCCGACCCAATTGGGTAGCGGCATTGCCGTGGCATTCGTCGCGACCATCTATGGCGTGGCCAGTGCCAACCTGGTGTTGCTGCCGGTGGCGGCCAAGCTCAAGTCAATCGCGTTGCGGCAGTCGCGTTATCGCGAAATGTTGTTGGAAGGTATTTTGTCGATCGCCGAAGGTGAAAACCCTCGCTCTATCGAGCTGAAGCTTCAGGGCTTCATGGATTGATGGGGGTAATGGACTATGGCTCGCCGCAGGCATCAGGAAGAACACGTTAATCACGAGCGCTGGCTCGTGTCCTACGCGGATTTCATCACGCTGCTGTTCGCGTTCTTCGTGGTGATGTACTCGATCTCGTCGATCAACGAAGGCAAGTACAAGGTCATTTCCGAAGCGCTGATCGGGGTTTTCACCGACTCCGATCGCTCGCTCAAGCCGATCCCGATCGGGGAGGAACGCCCAAAAACCGTGACCCCGGCCAAGCCGCTGGTCAAGGACAGCGAGCAGGTTGACGCCGGTATCGCCGGGGCCAGCGATCCGCTGAAAAGCATTGCCGATGACATCAGTGCCGCGTTCGGCGACTTGATCAGCTCCAACCAGATGACCGTGCGCGGCAACGAGTTGTGGGTCGAGATCGAACTCAACTCCAGCCTGTTGTTCGGCAGCGGCGACGCGATGCCGAGTGATATCGCGTTCAACATCATCGACAAGGTCGCGGCGATCCTCAAACCGTTCGACAACCCGATCCACGTCGAAGGCTTCACCGACGATCAGCCGATCCGTACCGCGCAGTATCCGACCAACTGGGAGCTGTCCTCGGCGCGCTCGGCGAGCATCGTCCGCATGCTGGCGATGCAGGGCGTGAATCCTGGCCGTCTGGCTTCGGTGGGGTATGGCGAGTTTCAGCCGGTGGCCAATAACGCCACTGCCGAAGGCCGGGCGAAAAACCGTCGTGTGGTGCTGGTGGTGTCGCGCAATCTCGATGTGCGCCGCAGTCTGACCGGCACCGGTACCGCCAATGCACAACCGGACGCGGCATTGAAGCGTGCTGGCACACAAACTGCACCGTCCCCGGTCAAGACGCCGGGACGCGAGAGTGCCGTCAATTCTCCGTCGCCCGCATTAATACGCTGAGCTATGTCTCGGTCGAGCATCTCGGCCGGGAGGAACGAACCGAATGAGAGTCTGGGCAGTCGCCAATCAAAAGGGTGGTGTCGGTAAAACCACATCTTCCATCGCTTTAGCCGGATTGCTGGCGGAGGCGGGCAAGCGCGTGGTTGTGGTCGATCTCGACCCGCACGGCTCGATGACCAGCTATTTCGGCTACGACCCCGACAGCCTGGAACACAGCAACTACGACCTGTTTCTGCACAAGGGCAGCGTGCCGCAAGGCTTGCCCGGGCAGTTGCTGCTGTCGACCAGCGACGAACGCATTTCCCTGTTGCCGTCCAGCACCGCACTCGCCACCCTTGAGCGTCAGTCGCCGGGGCAGAGTGGTCTGGGCCTGGTGATCGCCAAGAGTCTGGCGCAGCTGTGGCAGGACTTCGATTACGCGATCATCGACAGCCCGCCGTTGCTCGGCGTGCTGATGGTCAACGCCCTGGCCGCGAGCCAGCAACTGGTGATCCCGGTGCAGACCGAGCACCTGGCCGTCAAAGGTCTGGAGCGCATGGTCAACACCCTGGCGATGATCAACCGCTCGCGCAAACAGGCGCTGCCGTTCAGCATCGTACCGACCCTGTTCGACCGCCGCACCCAGGCGTCGCTGGGCACTCTGCGCGTACTGCGCGACAAGTTTCCGGAAGAGATCTGGCAGGGTTACATCCCGGTCGATACCCGTCTGCGCGACGCCAGCCGGGCCGGGGTCACACCTTCGCAATTCGATGGTAAGAGCCGTGGCGTGCTGGCTTATCGCGCGCTGCTCAAGCATCTGCTGGCGCAACAACTTGTTCCGCAGGTGGCTTGAATGACGTTGACCTCTGTAGGAGCTGCCGCAGGCTGCGATCTTTTGATCCGGTTTTGCGTGGCTTCTGAAAAGATCAAAAGATCGTCCGAACGCGGCACCGAACCTGCGGCAGCTCCTACAGGGAGTTGTGTATGAATCGGCCGGTGAAGTTAACGTCGAAGCCGCAGTTGGCATTGCAGTCCTATCTGGACAGCTTGCTGCAGGAGATTCCTGACGAGTTGCAGGTCGAGGCGCCGGTCGAGGTGGTCGAAAGTGCTGCGACGCTGGACGAGTTCCAGGCAGCGGTGCTGGAAGAGCAGGCGCGTGATGCGCAGAAAGCCGCCAAGCCTGCCGCCCCGGTTGCCGCGCCTGCCGTGGCGCCCGTTGCTAAAGCACCGGTGGCATTGATCGAAGAAGCCGAGCCGCCGCGCGCGCCGGTGTCGACACTCGCACCGCTGTTGCAAACCCAATTGCTGAAAACCGCGCCGGAGCCGGTGGTGGTCGAACCTGCTCCGGTTGCGCCCGCACCCGTCGAGCAGACGCTGGTGCCTCCGGTGGTGGAAGTGCATTTGCCGCCGAGCAACACGCCGCCTCCGGTGGACACCGATGGCCGTCCGGCCTGGGCTGCCGAAGCCTTCGAATGCCTGTTGTTCGATGTTGCCGGCCTTACCCTGGCGGTGCCGCTGGTGTGCCTCGGTTCGATCTATTCGCTGGCCGGCCACGAGTTGACGCCGCTGTTCGGGCAGCCGGAATGGTTCCTCGGGATTCTGCCGAGCCAGGCCGGCAACCTGAAAGTGTTGGACACCGCGCGCTGGGTCATGCCGGATCGCTATCGCGATGACTTCCGTCAGGGCTTGCAGTATGTGATTTCGGTACAAGGTTACGAATGGGGCCTGGCGGTGCATCAGGTCAGCCGTTCGTTGCGTCTGGATCCGAATGAAATCAAATGGAGAAGTCACCGGGGTCAGCGGCCATGGCTCGCCGGCACGGTGATCGAGCACATGTGTGCATTACTTGATGTAGCCGCGCTGGCCGAGTTGATCGCCAGCGGCGGGGCAAAGCACTTGGGCGGTCACAAGCCGCTACATAAATCGACATAGCAGCCGACATAACAGTCAGGCGAAGGCATTTTCAATGCCTCCACACAGAACACACACCGCCCAGTGCGGTTTTTTCGAGGGGTCAGGGTATGAGTAGTCAGGCGACGAATGCAAAAGGTTCTGAAGATCCGATCCTGCAATGGGTGACCTTCAAGCTGGACAACGAAACCTACGGCATCAACGTGATGCGCGTTCAGGAAGTCCTGCGTTACACCGAAATTGCTCCGGTACCGGGTGCGCCAAGCTACGTGCTGGGCATCATCAACCTGCGCGGTAACGTGGTCACCGTGATCGACACCCGTCAGCGCTTCGGCCTGAACAGCGGCGAGATCAGCGACAACACCCGTATCGTCATCATCGAGGCCGACAAGCAAGTGGTCGGGATCATGGTCGACAGCGTGGCCGAAGTGGTTTACCTGCGTCAGTCGGAAATCGAGACCGCGCCGAACGTCGGTAACGAAGAGTCGGCCAAGTTCATCCAGGGCGTGTGCAACAAGAACAACGAACTGCTGATCCTGGTCGAGCTGGACAAGATGATGAGCGAAGAAGAATGGTCGGAACTGGAGAGCATCTGATTGATTCTCGAGGTTGCGGTCATTGTCCTGTTCCTCTTCTGGGCAGGCACGCTGGCAATGTTTCTGGCGTACATCAAGGCGCAGCGCGTAATCGCTGCGCAACAGGCCCAGGGCGATGCGCTGCGTGATCAGCGCATCAAGGATCTGGCCAAGCGTGTCGACGACTATCAGAACGGCAACGTGCGCATGGGCGAAGCCCTGCACGAGCTGCGCTCGGTCGTCGGCCCGTTGCCGGACAAGATAGTTGCGCTGGAGCAGCGCGACCCGTCGAGCCTGTCGTTCGCCCAGGCGGCGAAACTGGTGGGCATGGGCGCGAGCGTTGATGAGCTGACCCAGTCCTGCGGCTTGACCCAGGCTGAGGCGGAGTTGATGCGCAAATTGCACAGAAGCTGAAGATCAAAAGATCGCAGCCTGCGGCAGCTCCTACATCGGGACTCGCGTTTCCCTGTAGGAGCTGCCGCAGGCTGCGATCTTTTGCTTTCAAGGCTAATAATCATCCCCACGTGCGGTGATGTCCTTCTCGACCATCGGCGCATCCGGGTCGTGCCCCTCGGGGAATTTCCCCTTCAGATTCCACGCAAACGCGATGATCTCGGCGATTGTGCGATACAGCTCCTCGGGGATGCTGTCGCCCAGCTCCATGCGCGCCAACAGCCGCACCAGCTCGGCGTTTTCATAGATCGGCACTTCGCAGTCGCGGGCGATGCGCAGGATTTCTTCGGCCAGTTCCTCGTCGCCCTTGGCGGTGAGGGTCGGGGCGTGGTTGCCGTCGTATTTGAGGGCGATGGCCTGGCGTGGAGCAGTGGAATCGTTCATGCGGTTTCGTCGACCCAGCGGTGTTCGAGGCGGGTTTGGTTGCCTTGCGGCGGGGTGCCGAGGTGGCAATCGAGATCGCCGACGTTCAGGCCGCGATCGAGCAGGCGCTGGCGCAGGGCGAACAGATTGGTTTCGATCAGGTCGGCGGTGTACGGGCGCTCGGCCCAGAGCTGGCTCGACAGGCTGCCGGCAATCAACTGCGCCTGAATCTGCATCGGCCCCAGCGGCTCCATGTCGAAGGCCAGATCGACGCGCCACAGCTGCTGTCTGGGTTCGCGCTCGTTGCGGCGTTCGTTGGGTTGCGGTTCTCTTTCCGGCGCTTCTTCGCGCTGAAACTTGACCTGCAACGGCACGATGTCCTGCAGGTTGCGCATGGGGATTTCCAGCTGCCAGGTGCTGAGCAGACGGCCGTCGTCGGTGACCCCGGTCTGTTCCAGACTCGACAGCTGATGGCTTTGCAGGCGCGACACGGCGGCTGCTGCGAGGCGCAGCAGATGCTCCAGATCGCCTTCGCCGTCGAGACTTTGCAGCAGACGGTCGGGCAGGGGGAAACTGCTCGGCACGGGCTTGGCGCTGACCTGACCGAGGGTGCCGAGGGCGTTGCGCACGAAACTCGGCAGCGCTTGCGCCAGGGTGTTGGCGGCGATGATCGCGTTGAAACTGGCATTGCCCGGCGCACCCGGCGACAGCTGCGCGATCAACTTGAGCAGATCGGCTTTCATGTCCGGGGCCAGCGCCGGATTCTGTCCGCTCAGCAATTTGGCTTCGAGAAAGGCACCGCTGTTGGCCAGAGCCAGGGCCACGCCTTTGGCGGTGCTCATCTGCTGCACATCCGGCAGGTTGGCGAGCAGGCGCACGACGGCAGCGCGCAGATCCTGCGAGGTCTGATCGTCGTCGGCCGGCAGGTTTTGCAAGGCGTTGAGCAAACCGTCCAGCGAACCTTGGCGAGTCTGCTGGCCGAGCAGTTGTTGGCTCACGGCCAATTGCTCCT harbors:
- the flhF gene encoding flagellar biosynthesis protein FlhF, whose translation is MQVKRFFAADMRQAMKLVRDELGADAAIIGNRRIAGGVELTAALDYKLSALAPRVPNMELEDELRKTQSRIVTAQAELSLRGEADGNTNRQLFAGLPLTAGLPLTAAEPLSEPTYAAPARPAPAPAPAAAGVDPRALDSMRFELNSLRELMEVQLGTLAWNQLQGSRPAQANLYRRLQRIGLSGPLSRDLLAMITDIEEPRQAWRMLLAHLARMIAVPEVEPLEEGGVIAMVGPAGMGKTTTLAKLAARYVLKYGAQNVALVSMDSFRIGAQEQLKTLGRILNVPVTHVDPGQSLVQALDPLLRKRVVLIDTAGLQASDPALRMQLESLAGRGIRSKNYLVLATTSQKQVLTAAYHSYKRCGLAGCILTKLDETASLGEVLSLAISHELPVAYLTDGPRIPDDLHLPRRHQLVSRAVSVQMQEEPSEEAMADMFADIYHSPTKQVG
- the fleN gene encoding flagellar synthesis regulator FleN, producing the protein MGSMHPVQVIAVTGGKGGVGKTNVSVNLSLALAELGRRVMLLDADLGLANVDVLLGLTPKRTLADVIEGRCELRDVLLQGPGGIRIVPAASGTQSMVHLSPAQHAGLIQAFSDIGDNLDVLVIDTAAGIGDSVVSFVRAAQEVLLVVCDEPTSITDAYALIKLLNRDYGMNRFRVLANMAQSPQEGRNLFAKLTKVTDRFLDVALQYVGAVPYDESVRKAVQKQRAVYEAFPRSKCALAFKAIAQKVDTWPLPANPRGHLEFFVERLVQQTAGPVL
- the fliA gene encoding RNA polymerase sigma factor FliA, which gives rise to MTASGMNYYKKSARDAQYELIERYAPLVKRIAYHLLARLPASVQVEDLIQAGMIGLLEVSTKYDASKGASFETYAGIRIRGAMLDEVRKGDWAPRSVHRNTRMVSDAIRAIEAKTGRDAKDHEVAAELQLSLDDYYGILNDTLGSRLFSFDDLLQDGEHEGLHEDGASAHLEPSRDLEDERFQAALADAIANLPERERLVLALYYDEELNLKEIGEVLGVSESRVSQLHSQCAARLRGRLGEWRAR
- a CDS encoding chemotaxis response regulator CheY produces the protein MKILIVDDFSTMRRIIKNLLRDLGFTNTVEADDGTTAIPVLNSGSIDFLVTDWNMPGMTGIDLLRHVRADEKLKHLPVLMVTAEAKREQIIEAAQAGVNGYVVKPFTAQALKDKIEKIFERIG
- a CDS encoding protein phosphatase CheZ; the encoded protein is MEHNESSQGDFESTLKKHAVELVESLEKGRFGDAVQLIHELNQTRDRGLYQEVGKLTRELHSAIVNFQIDPHMPQAEEVSQITDATERLGYVVKLTEAAANRTMDLVESATPVVNGLAEEAQALSTDWGRFMRREVGAEEFRELARRVDGFLSRSSTDNRAVSSNLNDILLAQDYQDLTGQVIKRVTQLVTEVESNLLKLVLMASQVDRFAGIEHDRAAMLAEKDPQKHLSQGEGPQIHADKREDVVSGQDDVDDLLSSLGF
- a CDS encoding chemotaxis protein CheA; this translates as MSFGADEEILQDFLVEAGEILEQLSEQLVELESRPDDADLLNAIFRGFHTVKGGAGFLQLNELVECCHIAENVFDILRKGERRVDAELMDVVLEALDAVNSMFSEVRERAPITAATPELLAALARLAEPQSADEAPASPVAEMIEELVVEGDSSDSGDITDNEFEQLLDSLNAVKAEAEAPIAVASAPVADAAASDEITDAEFESLLDQLHGKGQFAPDAVAPTAAAAAAPAAGDSSDITDDEFEALLDQLHGKGNFAVEALESAIASAPVAPAAPAAAAAGSDLISDHEFESLLDELHGKGKFTDVGAAAAGTASTVAASAAKAAAAPAAAPKAAPKPEPKAEAPKPAAAAAPAPARAAAAPPPEKPASEAETTVRVDTARLDEIMNMVGELVLVRNRLVRLGLNSGDEAMSKAVSNLDVVTADLQTAVMKTRMQPIKKVFGRFPRLVRDLARQLKKEINLELVGEETDLDKNLVEALADPLVHLVRNAVDHGIESPEEREASGKARGGRVVLAAEQEGDHILLSISDDGKGMDPNVLRSIAVKRGVMDKDAADRLSDTECYNLIFAPGFSTKTEISDVSGRGVGMDVVKTKISQLNGSINIYSTKGQGSKIVIKVPLTLAIMPTLMVMLGNQAFAFPLVNVNEIFHLDLSTTNVVDGQEVVIVRDKALPLFYLKRWLVSSAAHEEQREGHVVILSVGTQRIGFVVDQLVGQEEVVIKPLGKMLQGTPGMSGATITGDGRIALILDVPSMLKRYATKRI